A genomic stretch from Deltaproteobacteria bacterium includes:
- a CDS encoding peptidoglycan-binding protein produces the protein MKPDRLRIIIDTVVQNFPVYQISKTDTELILRIQKTPEQIQEALSKSKLFSAIQKGDRESQLKMGSEDEGGLLFEGSQSNTSSASMNTSSPSTPSNLRESTAGTVSADGSKRVVFMLQDNKPYKIFLEESQTPVHIERIRPGYEVKGVQARLRQLGYNAGLVDGDVGAQTKEALKQFQKDKGLPVTGTPNKKTQRELRKEFGY, from the coding sequence ATGAAGCCCGACCGTCTGCGCATTATTATCGATACCGTGGTGCAGAACTTTCCTGTGTATCAGATTAGTAAGACAGACACCGAACTGATTCTTCGCATCCAGAAAACTCCCGAACAAATTCAGGAGGCCCTCTCCAAATCGAAACTGTTTAGCGCCATCCAGAAAGGCGACCGGGAATCCCAACTCAAAATGGGCAGTGAAGACGAAGGAGGCCTTTTATTCGAAGGCTCGCAAAGCAATACCTCTTCTGCTTCGATGAACACTTCAAGCCCCTCCACGCCCTCCAACCTTCGCGAGTCCACAGCAGGCACTGTTTCAGCCGATGGCTCGAAACGCGTGGTGTTTATGCTGCAAGACAACAAACCTTATAAAATCTTTTTAGAAGAAAGCCAGACGCCGGTGCACATCGAACGCATACGCCCGGGCTATGAGGTGAAAGGCGTACAGGCGAGACTCAGGCAGCTAGGCTACAATGCCGGTCTGGTGGATGGCGATGTGGGGGCTCAAACGAAAGAAGCCTTGAAGCAATTTCAAAAAGACAAAGGGCTGCCTGTCACAGGAACCCCGAACAAGAAGACCCAGCGGGAGTTGAGAAAAGAGTTTGGCTATTAA
- a CDS encoding serine/threonine protein kinase, which produces MNSTQLGRYQLTDKLALGGTAEIFKAKLLGVEGFEKTVVIKRILPHWSSNHNFISMLIDEAKIMVKLSHERIVQVYELGKEEDNYYIAMEYVHGVDLKRLRDWLTRNKTKLSLAEVVHITIEVLRGIDYIHRQKDEEGKNLQIVHRDISPQNILISIEGTLKITDFGIAHAASRSYETATGVLKGKFAYMSPEQAQGSLLDQRTDIFALGIIFYELLSGQRMLSGRSDLQVLEQVKNFNVDRFPLQWPDDKELCHIIRRALESDLKKRYATAQEFLKDLIEYRTRHGLFIDSDSIAEKVFQALESRSHENKKQNTIPQKQILAQSANFQQAATQADGEATRFLDETLSYPIALERTNTLVEADLEKIIPKAAKKIEPSTALKNHAPISQKQKNNSWPKVLASSFLFFIFLFLGLFVYTNFFKTEKKSTLAPKPAETLPVSQIISESSESKLSVVEPSKKQETEMESKRKKEEPKKLKENKKDLIAKEKSSADLPEKESAPPKGKGLLSVKANPWGKISVSGVVSGSERPVASNVAYGNYSISVAYKGLSGNWKTLSRNVRVAKASTSCIANFRPDGEGSLSCR; this is translated from the coding sequence ATGAATTCTACCCAACTCGGTCGCTACCAACTCACCGACAAACTTGCCTTGGGCGGGACTGCGGAAATTTTTAAGGCCAAACTTTTAGGCGTTGAAGGTTTTGAAAAAACGGTGGTCATCAAGCGTATTCTGCCTCACTGGTCTTCCAACCATAATTTTATTTCGATGCTCATCGATGAAGCCAAAATCATGGTGAAGCTTTCTCATGAGCGCATTGTACAGGTGTATGAGCTGGGAAAAGAAGAAGACAATTACTACATCGCCATGGAGTACGTGCACGGTGTAGATTTAAAGCGCCTGCGCGATTGGCTGACTAGAAATAAAACAAAATTATCACTGGCGGAAGTTGTCCATATCACGATCGAAGTACTGAGAGGCATCGATTATATTCATCGTCAGAAAGATGAAGAAGGAAAAAATTTACAAATTGTTCATCGTGATATTTCCCCCCAGAACATTTTAATTTCCATCGAAGGAACCCTGAAAATTACCGACTTTGGAATCGCGCATGCCGCCTCACGTTCTTACGAAACCGCCACCGGAGTGCTGAAGGGAAAGTTTGCCTACATGTCTCCTGAACAAGCACAAGGCAGCTTGCTCGATCAACGCACCGACATCTTTGCCTTGGGAATTATTTTTTATGAATTACTCAGCGGTCAGCGCATGCTCAGTGGAAGAAGTGATCTTCAGGTTTTGGAACAGGTGAAAAATTTTAACGTCGACCGCTTTCCCTTGCAATGGCCGGATGACAAAGAGTTGTGCCACATCATTCGCAGGGCTCTGGAAAGTGATCTCAAAAAACGATATGCCACGGCTCAAGAATTTTTGAAGGATCTGATCGAATATAGGACCCGGCACGGTTTATTTATCGATTCGGACAGCATTGCTGAAAAAGTTTTTCAAGCCCTGGAGTCGCGTAGCCACGAAAATAAAAAACAAAACACAATTCCACAAAAGCAGATCTTGGCGCAATCTGCCAATTTTCAACAGGCCGCTACCCAGGCGGATGGAGAAGCCACACGTTTTTTGGATGAAACCTTGAGCTATCCGATAGCCCTGGAGCGAACCAATACTTTGGTAGAGGCAGACCTTGAAAAAATTATTCCCAAGGCGGCAAAGAAAATCGAGCCCAGCACTGCCCTGAAAAACCATGCTCCTATTTCGCAAAAACAAAAAAATAATTCCTGGCCAAAAGTTCTGGCTTCTTCATTTTTATTTTTTATTTTTTTATTTCTGGGGCTTTTTGTTTACACCAATTTTTTCAAGACAGAAAAAAAATCTACTCTTGCGCCTAAACCCGCGGAGACGCTTCCTGTATCACAGATTATTTCTGAGAGCAGTGAAAGCAAACTCAGTGTGGTAGAGCCCTCCAAAAAACAAGAAACAGAAATGGAATCGAAAAGAAAAAAAGAAGAACCCAAAAAATTGAAAGAAAATAAAAAGGATTTGATCGCGAAAGAAAAATCCAGCGCGGATTTACCCGAAAAAGAATCCGCCCCCCCTAAAGGAAAGGGCCTGCTCTCTGTAAAAGCTAATCCTTGGGGCAAGATATCGGTCTCTGGCGTAGTGAGCGGCAGCGAAAGACCTGTGGCCTCAAATGTTGCTTATGGCAATTACAGCATCAGCGTTGCCTACAAAGGGCTGTCTGGAAATTGGAAGACACTTTCTCGCAATGTTCGGGTAGCAAAGGCGTCTACTTCTTGTATCGCCAATTTCAGACCCGATGGTGAGGGGAGCTTGAGTTGTCGGTGA
- a CDS encoding serine/threonine protein kinase: MVSMTDRSVRYSIHLDRDNVLFRKGTIPAATRVGPDDRYILVSLLGQGGSSDVFEVYDTKLERLAVIKVPTVEILSNKKYLDRIRHEIKVAARLDNHYTVAVYDFFEVTLNSGEAVPISVMEKMLGKNMESILRAENGSPSFADDEVLKKIGVFASLCLAVDSAHQRGIIHRDLKPENVQVMNGNAVPLDWGICLGFEEARRNNDGSSEDSRISRIAVSSRRMTAPGSFTGTPGYIAPETPLGIGMKNPAQTDVFALGCILYEWMSGGFPAYASYRTGDLSKGEARQVLALDVYGNPKMLWLVTPANYEAVPHFRDLFPEKDYRNSRILDKLDEVARKAFHPDAAKRYSSALELREAVLMCYAEARLDELLELRRAHDEKAIAFHKTWENFSYDEQVTPGFWERYNDPLYELKDLKESWHQGGRDLIDYLEISFGGEAMPKRAREIITTLAFSRLVEEEDRLSHAEREHLRRLVQKYDWEEVSGLPLPSYKSRAVQEMGASVQLKIVRDSPALQNFRSQIEIKRVYPDFQGTRTVWTGSLGKLQGIRLPAGYYVLHFEGEGFVAIDQPFHLTYADVAGALEVEEAGLPARLDLELELYREASLASDLVVIPRGKAFLGHDFYHDGEPWAVFSYPLRACLHKSFALSRTPVTVSQYKKFIASLVADVNLLLQRQLDFDAQAELEALLNFIPRATPRLETPWTGEDVWAQLSQFLETAPFHWKLRFDLRQKRLSLLDPHGSTHYQSEEPVFNEQPIHSITADAAEAYAAWRGRMDSLAPGKKYQVMSADEYELVARNGFQWIYPWGYRFDPNKMNSRAIHADRRKTTYPVAVGTHPIQEDSYADVSLYGVFDVVGNVRQFTRSLGEKGCVMMVGGSVRTPWGNYFRPASRTWSARRPAALLYNGAFRLSLAL, encoded by the coding sequence ATGGTGTCCATGACCGACAGGTCTGTTAGGTACAGCATTCATTTAGATAGAGACAATGTCCTCTTTAGAAAAGGGACTATTCCTGCTGCTACTCGAGTGGGTCCTGACGATCGTTATATCCTTGTTTCTCTGCTGGGTCAGGGGGGAAGCAGCGATGTCTTTGAAGTCTACGACACCAAGCTGGAGCGTTTGGCGGTGATCAAGGTTCCTACTGTAGAAATATTAAGTAATAAAAAATATCTCGACAGAATTCGTCATGAAATCAAGGTAGCAGCAAGGCTGGACAATCATTATACGGTGGCTGTTTATGACTTTTTTGAGGTAACACTTAATTCAGGCGAAGCGGTTCCCATTTCCGTCATGGAAAAAATGTTGGGAAAGAATATGGAGAGCATTCTCAGAGCAGAGAATGGAAGCCCTTCGTTTGCAGACGACGAGGTTCTGAAAAAAATTGGGGTCTTTGCCAGCCTTTGTCTGGCCGTTGATTCCGCCCATCAGCGTGGCATTATTCATCGCGATTTAAAACCTGAAAATGTGCAAGTGATGAATGGTAACGCGGTCCCCCTCGATTGGGGGATTTGCCTCGGGTTTGAAGAGGCTCGGCGCAATAATGATGGTAGTTCGGAGGATTCTCGGATCTCTCGAATAGCCGTAAGTAGCCGTCGAATGACAGCACCCGGGAGCTTTACGGGCACTCCGGGTTATATTGCCCCTGAAACACCCTTGGGGATAGGGATGAAAAACCCTGCTCAAACCGATGTCTTTGCCTTGGGCTGTATCCTTTACGAATGGATGAGTGGAGGCTTTCCTGCCTATGCCTCCTATCGGACAGGAGATCTCTCAAAGGGTGAAGCAAGACAGGTGCTGGCGCTGGATGTGTATGGAAATCCAAAAATGTTGTGGTTGGTGACTCCGGCAAACTATGAAGCTGTCCCTCATTTTCGCGACCTCTTTCCTGAAAAGGATTATCGCAATTCCAGAATCCTGGATAAGCTGGATGAAGTTGCCCGCAAGGCCTTTCATCCGGACGCTGCAAAACGATATTCCAGTGCCTTGGAACTCCGTGAGGCGGTGCTCATGTGTTACGCCGAGGCACGCCTGGATGAACTCTTGGAGCTGCGCAGGGCTCACGACGAGAAGGCCATTGCCTTTCATAAAACGTGGGAAAATTTTAGCTATGATGAACAAGTTACTCCAGGGTTTTGGGAAAGATACAATGATCCCCTCTATGAATTGAAAGACTTGAAAGAATCTTGGCATCAGGGGGGGAGAGATTTGATCGACTATCTTGAAATTAGTTTTGGGGGAGAAGCCATGCCCAAGAGGGCGAGAGAAATTATTACAACTCTCGCTTTTTCTCGTTTGGTCGAAGAGGAGGATCGGCTGTCTCATGCAGAACGGGAGCACCTGAGACGACTGGTGCAGAAATATGATTGGGAAGAAGTTTCAGGATTGCCCCTTCCTTCTTATAAAAGTCGGGCCGTGCAGGAAATGGGAGCCAGCGTACAGTTAAAGATTGTGAGAGATAGCCCGGCGCTTCAAAATTTCCGTTCACAGATTGAGATCAAAAGGGTTTATCCAGATTTTCAGGGAACACGAACTGTTTGGACAGGAAGCCTGGGAAAGCTGCAAGGCATAAGACTTCCAGCGGGATATTATGTACTTCATTTTGAAGGAGAAGGCTTTGTTGCGATTGATCAACCCTTTCATTTAACCTATGCCGATGTGGCGGGAGCTTTAGAAGTGGAAGAAGCTGGATTGCCTGCAAGGCTTGACTTGGAACTTGAACTCTATCGAGAAGCTTCTCTTGCTTCGGATCTTGTTGTGATTCCCAGGGGGAAGGCTTTTCTAGGGCACGATTTTTATCACGATGGAGAGCCTTGGGCGGTGTTCAGTTATCCTCTCCGCGCCTGTTTGCATAAGAGCTTTGCCCTGTCTCGAACTCCGGTGACCGTAAGCCAATATAAAAAATTTATCGCTTCGCTTGTTGCAGATGTGAATCTTCTTCTTCAACGGCAACTAGACTTTGATGCCCAGGCAGAGTTGGAAGCTCTTTTGAATTTTATTCCCCGAGCTACTCCGCGTTTGGAAACGCCTTGGACAGGAGAGGATGTTTGGGCACAGCTTTCCCAGTTTCTTGAAACGGCTCCTTTTCACTGGAAACTGCGCTTTGATCTGCGGCAAAAACGACTGAGCTTGTTAGACCCTCATGGGTCCACTCACTACCAAAGTGAGGAACCTGTTTTTAATGAGCAACCCATTCATTCAATTACAGCGGATGCTGCAGAGGCTTATGCCGCTTGGAGAGGGAGAATGGACAGCCTTGCCCCGGGTAAAAAATACCAGGTTATGAGTGCGGACGAATATGAACTGGTTGCCAGAAATGGTTTTCAATGGATTTATCCCTGGGGTTACCGTTTTGATCCCAATAAAATGAATAGCCGGGCAATTCACGCCGATCGCAGAAAAACCACTTATCCTGTGGCAGTAGGAACCCATCCTATTCAGGAAGATAGTTATGCAGATGTTTCCCTTTATGGAGTTTTCGATGTAGTTGGAAATGTGAGGCAGTTCACTCGTAGCCTGGGGGAAAAAGGTTGTGTCATGATGGTGGGAGGCAGTGTGCGAACACCCTGGGGGAATTATTTTCGCCCCGCTTCAAGAACCTGGAGCGCCCGCCGCCCCGCCGCCCTGCTTTACAACGGGGCCTTTAGACTTTCTTTAGCATTGTAG